The Vigna angularis cultivar LongXiaoDou No.4 chromosome 9, ASM1680809v1, whole genome shotgun sequence DNA window ACCCCACTCTCTGCCCTTGGCAAGGATCAAGAAGATCATGAAGAAGTCAGGGgatgatgttaaaatgataTCAGGGGAGGCTCCAATTATCTTCTCCAAGGCTTGTGAGCTCTTCATTGAGGAACTTACTAGAAGGTCCTGGATCATGGCCATCCAAGGCAAAAGGAGGACTCTGCACAAAGAGGATTTGACCTCTGCAATTATAGCCACTGATCTATTTGACTTTTTGATCACTTTGGTTTCCAATTCTGACAGCCATCCACTTGGTGGCACCACCTCTACCATAGAGGTAGAAACTATATATTAGTCTTCAGCAACCTAAACACAACAGCAGCTACAGAATTTGAGTTCATGTAATTATTGTAATATacatatgtatgtgtgtgtgtgtgagagagagtttATCTGTTGGTTATGCATCACTATACttgaatgaatgaagttgtGCCATGATTTTTAAGACACACAGTAACTGTATATTACTAGTTCTTCTAGACTTTAGGCAGTAAGATAAAGGCTGCATAACTTTTTCATTTAGGTGCAGTGAGACATCATTTGAATATTCCTTGAATGGTCAAAATAAAGGTAGAAAAAACTGGAAATCCAATCAAAATAAATGCAAATAAAATGAAGCAAAAGGAacttaaaatgataattatatcATCTTCATATAGTACTTCCTACAGGTGTTTCACTGCGCTTGTACgtcaatttcttaaaattaattttcatttaagaaTAAGTTTTCCAAAACCATTTTATGAACAAAAAGGATTCATCAAGTATAAAACAACCATAATATGGTTAAATTCAGGGATTCAAATGAGTGAGGTACCATATGTTTGAGGTTGAATTCTAGAGTCAATTCTGCATATGACTTTCCAACAGGACAAGAAATAGTGGGGAACATCTTTCCAATAAAACCTTTGCATCTGATCTGACCATCGCCTTTACAtcttctgatatatggggaacCTTAGTTAAATCCTCCGTTTGCAGAGAAATTTAGGTAACAATGGCACGGGACTTGTTCACAATAACCTACAAAGTTAGCATGAAAAGAGGGTTGTCATTCAATGAATGAGGCGAAAGTATATCATAGTCTCAACATCAAAAGCTTATGCAAGAAACAAGACTATAGAACTCGGGCAATAGCTTCGTATCAATAGTGTGTGAGAATGCAAACATGTAAACGTAAAGTGTGACCTTCAATTTACATATCATCCGAAGAAGTTTTCAAGTACATAAGTTCAAGCCCAAAAATCAaaggaaattataaaattaaaaacacacgTGCAATCAGGTAACTTAATCAGATATCCTGGCGTCTGTTTAAAAACTGATGAAAAGAATGGCTGGACAATCTAAACTCTAAAGACAACATCCAACAGAGTCTGACCATGAATGAGCAGAACATGGCATGATAGCACTGCATTACACTATTATTCGTACCATGTAACAATAATGAGAAAACATGTTCATGATTGCAATCCATTACATCTGTTTTTAAACGACAATTCTTACATTATTGGAGTGAAAGCCTCAACTTCAACAAATCTAAATCCATTCAATTGCATTCATTAGCGTAGGTTTCCAACAAATAGAATTTACCCTTCTAACAATACCGAGCACCATTATGGTTCAACAAACAAAACTCAGAAAACCTTGACCTCTCTTGCAGCCTAATGAACTCTCATCCTTCAACTTCAGCCGGCGTCTTCGCCTCGATAGACAAGGCATGCAATCCAGTTTCCAACTCCTCTTGCAGAAGGCCATAAATAAGCCTATGCCTCTTAACCAAACTCTTCCCTTCGAACTCCCTAGACATAACTTTAACATTGAAATGCGTTTCTCCATCACTCCCTCTAACCCCAGCATGCCCCGCATGCTGATAAGACACATCCTCAACCTCCAACTCAACAGGCTCAAGCTCCTTCTGCAACTTCTCCCTTATCCTCTTCCCCCTCCCTCCCAATTCCACACCACCCTCAGAATCCAAACCAACATCACCCTCACCAAGTTCAGAACTTtctccaccccttgaaggattTTCAACAATGCTATCAGAATTCGACTCGGGTGACTTCAATTCAGTGAACTCACCACCCCTTTCAGCTTCCACGTACAGCATAAGCGCCTTTTTCTGCATCAATTTAAGCATGTTCAAAAACCCGTTGTTCCTCGAGGGGGTCAGGCTCTGCTGCAACCCCAACAGCGTGACGAAATCTGGCGTGACCCGAATGATTTCACCAACGGGTCGACCCGAGAGGCCCTGAACGAGCAACGCGGCGAGGCCTTTGGTGAGGACGGAGTCGGAGTCGGCTTCGTAGATGACGTCGCGGTTGGGGTCGAGGTAGGCTCGGACCCAGACCTGGGAGACGCAACCTTGGACCTTGTTGTCGTTGGTTTTGAAGTGGGGCTCGAGGGGTTTGAGGTTTTTGCCATAGAAGAGGAGCTGTTCGTATTTGGCCTTGGGTTCGTGGACGGATTGGAAAAGGTGGACGATTTCTTGGAGCTTCGGGGGAAGGTCTTCGATGGGTTGAAGGGAATTGGATGATGAGAAcggtgatgatgatgacgatgatgatggCGGCGGCGGCGGTGGTGATGATGGAAGTCTCTGGAAGGTGATGGATTTAGAGAAGAGAGTTTTTCTTAGAGAAGGAAGGAAAGTTGGGGTTTTGGGGAAGAGGGAGAGAGGGATTGTGGTAGTGACAAATCGAAAGGAAGATGATAAAACCGAATTGGTAGCCATTGTTGAAGATAGTTACAGCAGTTGAGAATGTACCTGAAAGTGACAGAGACAATCTTTCATTCATTAGTTTGTAGGCTTTTCGTGGCCTAAGAATAGAGTCATACTATTCCAACCTTTAGGCTTTGTTCTCTTGGGGTGAAATGacggagatgatttgggggagatgatttgggtgggtttgagggtaattttatagttgtttttttgagtggatttgtgagtaattgagagtggatttggaagtaaagtctgtgagaattagtgtaggatttgaatgatgtgatagatttaaaaaaatagtttaattgttaaaaatgatagattaccaaaatgcccctggttataaatataatataaaatgttatttaataatgttatatttatttgtaaaaatgtttataaagggacaaaaaatataaacaatttttaaattaattattattaaattatataaattataatgcattatgaaatgaattttttttttaaatttagtatttgtttgtaattgaatTTACTACCAAGtagtataaatttatttgttacgtaagtgtcaacacccaattttgttCGGGTATCTTAAAAACGTGTGTCAAATTTGTatcctttttctctttattcccatttttattttatcttcatttttagtttattttcataaaaaataaaaatcaaataaaaaatataataaatcttttcttttttatttaattttatctttatttcatcttttattttcattttatttttggttttaattaactttattttactttagttttattttattttcatttttataaaatccataaaaattaatatatatacaaaatacaaaaacatacaaaatagaaaagtccaaaaaaaaaataaataaaaatataaaaatgagaaGGAGATTTCAAGGCAGTGGCTTTCCAGCCTTTGCGTGCATGGCAGCCACCATTCCCACTGTCAACCTCAGACTTACACTCCAGCACATGCCTCCGCGTTGAGGGAGCCACAGCCCACACCGACCACCACCGTGCACCGTCTCCAGCTCGTTTTCTTTTCTGGGCTGAGACTTTCTCCCTAGATTTGACAATAGCAACCTCTTCCATTGAACCTGCATCTTCATTTTCCAGCCATCGACAACCACAACACCATTCACCGTGAATACCCCCACGACGAGCTACCGCCACTTCCTATCTGAATCGCGTCCAGCCACCGCCACCGCAATCGAGAACCTGCTCCCGAGGCCGGCCAAGCACCCAACAACGCTGCATCATCAAGACTGTAACCGGTTAACGTTAcccgtaatcgattacaccaccGCGTGTAATTTGTTCATACACACGTAACCGATTACGTCTGCTGTAACCGGTTACAACCCTCCAGCTGcactgttcatcatcttcttcatctttcacgCAATTtctttcgtcttcttcttcaactcttTGCTTCTTCTTCCCATGACCACGCACTTTGTCATTCTTCCTCCCAACGTACACGCGCATggcaaaacaaaaataactcaAGGGCACACTTGACTTTTCATCAACTATCCACGCAAATCTCTTCATTTTTGCGAGTGATAAAAACGGACTGTATCCCGCAAATCCGTCCGCGATGATCCGTGCATTTCACCTCAAACGAACAGCACCGTTTTGGGAAATCCTCGCTCTCAAATTCGCATGAACAGTACAATCTGTTGATGCGAACACAGGCTTAGGCTGTTTTCTTTTTAAGGGATTTaagggagatgatttgggggagatgatttgagtggatttgagtggatttgagggtaatttttttgttgtttttttttagtggatttgaggttaattgagagtggatttggaaggaaagtttgtgagaattagtgtacgatttgattgatgtgattgattttaaaaattagtttaattgatagaaaatgTAGATTACCAAATTGCCCttcttataaaagtattataaaatgttattttgtaatgttatatttaattgtaaaaaagtttataaagagataaaaaattattaataattgttaaaaatattgtttaaaaattataaaagttataatgtagtaaaataaatatattttaaaatgtttagggaaattttaacataatttaagatTTCAAAGTCACATACAAACCACAATAAAGACATTCAAGTCATGGAATACATTATCGGAAATACAAATATTCTTAATCATCTAAATGGTGAAGAATCGAGTTCACATTTTGATTCAGGTTAGTAAATTGGCGGTTCATGTCTAGGGAAAGGTTtgccaagttatcttcaatacgtTGTACCCGTACctgcatttgttccatacccTGCATCCTATGTCTCAAGTCTTGTACTCCATCCCACATTTGAGTTATCATGTTAGCATTTGATAGAGGTGGAGGAGGCTGCATAGGGTTTTGATGAGGGTGTGAttggtcttcttcttcatcatcatccagATCGTGTTGCCAAGCACTGTTGACATAAACaattttcatcctcttcaaaGAATTGATAGAAAAGTGATGTCGGGACCCTATTTGAGTGTTGGGATCGGCTGAGACGTCAACTCCACAATATTGCATGATGTGTGTGATAAGGACACCGTATGGGAGGGCTGTGTCATTGAccttgcatttaagcatatgctgcatgatgtgatgaggccaattgataggtatattatttttcagcacccatatcataaaaatatcttcGTGCAATAACCTGACATAATTCCCTGGTCGTGGAGTCAACATATGCACAATAATATAATGGAGAAGCCGATCATTGATATTCAAACAACCAACGGTTAAAACACCTTGACCACCCTCCAAATCTGGTATAACCATAGTAGCTAATGCCATGTCGCAGTCATATGGATAATCGTCTGGGATATTTGAGTAACATAATTTCTGACCGTCGTACTTCAAGTTAGCTACAGTCAACTAATCAGCAGGTTTGAATCTAATTTTTCTCCTATTGACCTTAGTGAGCAAATATCCATTTGCAGATATCTtaagatttgaataaaatactttgattaaatCCGGATAGTAGGGTCCCTCTAATGTCAGAAATTGGCTCAACCCTTGAAAAAGAAGCTGTTGTTGGAAAAATAACCCTGAACCAGTGAAtgaatcaaaattcattatctttGGAGGAATTACACTTCTTGTATAGAAATCAGCTGCATAGTTCTCCATTTGATGACTGTGAGTGAAAAAACGCCGCTGATCTAATTGTTCTTGTACAGATGGTCTAACATGGGGTGCATCTTCTGCCTCATTGACAGTTTCTTTTCCCTTACGGGTTCTTTTTGACCTTCTTGTTGATGATGATGCCATCTGAGAATTTGTTCAACAACAAgctatttattaaaacaaaaaaaaaaggatatgaTAACACATTAGTTCTATATAACGATAAAATCAAGAAATGATACATATTCAACCAAATCATTACATCGTTAATATAATAGAAGTAAAATATTACATCCAccatagaaaaataataagtcATAATTAAATCACTAATACAAAATTGCGTCCTTATACTAATAGTAGTAAGTCATATATGGAAATTCTTAACAGTCACCGCCCGatatcattttacataatttgTTCCACCGCTTATGTGGTGGCAATCCCATCAACCTCTTCGTGCATGTCGGGTTTCGACATAAGAAATCATAGCACTGCTCTAGCAAATTATCGTCACTGATGTTCATAGcaatcaacatttcataaatgtcCGCCTCAGTATATGTGTAATTGGGGGTGCGACGAAGAATCTTGGTTTGGGAACGTAGTATTTCATTTCTGTCCTCCATCGCTGATACTTGACGCACGGCGGCATCAGAAATTACACCAAAATGTACATTTGATGAGCTTAGTACATTTGCAAACTCATCCAGACTATTCGTCAACTTATCAAATTGGGTATCAATAGAATCCACCATAGGTGCCTTCCTTTTCGAGCCTCGTGAGGAAGAAGTCCCACCAGATGGGACGGAAGGCACAGATTGAGTCTGTCCCGGACTATACTCATCAACAGATGGAGGAGGGGATGGTGGAGTTGGGTCTCTGTACCCTGTCCACTGAGACTGTTCTGGAATATActcaatattttgatttaaatcaaCACTTACATGAGGACCAACACGTTGTCTTCGAGCTTGACGAGCAGTTCGAACACCACTCCCAGTAGCTCGATCAGCTGCCCATAACTCGACCATTAAATCGTAGTGTTTTATACTGTTAACTCTCCACTTCGCCGCAGCTGGCCGTGACTGCAACAACAAAGACAATAAACAAACTGCTTCATATTAAGTATATTAAGGatccacataaaaaataaatatttttataaatacctGAATCAGGTCAAGCCATACTTCGTCCTCAGCATGAAATGTCATACTTACTGGATTCCAAgcaaatccactcaatccagAGAACAAGTCATGCACCTCACGCCATTTATCCTTTAACACTTTCTGACGatttttgacattattttttgtaactGCGACATACCCAGCGCTGTGAAGATGATCAATTATGTTAGTATATGCTTGGGTTGTCCAGCTTCCATCAACCCTATTACCCATTCTTGATTCCTCGATCATGCAGTGCAGTAGACGTGCGTCCATGTCCTCAGTCCATTTCATGAACTTTCTAGTAGGACCAGAGGACGGAATGGCGGGTGCCTTACCCCTATTCATTTTATACCTAAAGAGtcaagaaatatttattaagttaaCATAAAACATCCTTAATAATATGTTCTTCTCATAcagataaaaataagttaaaatagaATACAATCAAATACAATAACTACGATGCTTGGTAATCACGCCACATTTGATCAGCTATACAATCCCTAATACTACTACCAATCCTATGGTCCTCTTCTCTAACTTGAGATGAAGTCCCATCATGTTCTTCCCTTTCATTCAACTCGTTATCAACTTCATCAAGTAAGGAGTCATCGTTATCCACGCCCCGAAGGAAGTTGTGTAATATACAACAAGCTAGTATGATATTAGTCATCGTCTCTAATCCATAGTGTGGTTCAGTGATAGGGAATCTTTTTTTCAACACACCAAAAGTTCTTTCAATTACGTTTCTCAACGACGAGTGCCGATGATTAAACAACTCCCGTGCATTTTGTGGTCCTCTGCGTGTATATTCTTTTAAGTGATATCTTACGCCTCTATATGGAGTCAAAATTGTGCTTTTCAACATGAAACCTGCATCACCCAGGTagtattttcctacaatttTCCAGATACAAAGGTAATTAGTCACTACTAAATAATTTCATGGACATCGATTGTTTACACACTGACCTTGGGGGATAACCAATGGATCATCTCGATCAAGagcattttttaatattcttgaATCGGATGCAGTGCCTTCCCATCCAGCTAGAACGTAGGtgaatttcatgtcaaaatcacaCGCCGCAAAGACATTTTGTGttggccaatcttttcttcctcgaaATCTCGGAGCTTCAGAACTTGGAACCCTTACCCTAACATGAGTACCGTCTATGGCCCCCAAACAAtcctaaacataaaaatattaactcatCATATGTCACAGAATTTGTTATCTTCCTTgttcaaataacattaacagAAGTAATGAAATCACTACCTTAAAGTACGGATAAAATCGATTGTTGTTCAACACATGTGGATGAACCTCATTTCCTGATGGTTGTATTAGAAATTCTGATTCTAAACTTATGATAGCGTCCAACACATTGTGAAAGTGTTTGCTAACTGTCGAACCTgatcgatgaaagaaaaatgccaCACTACGATTCTTAACATTATGAccaattatataaagaaattcaGCAACTTGTTCCTCCACGGTCGACCGAATTGCGTCCTTGACTAACCCAGTTGATCTTACTCTCtcacaaagattaataaatgcctCTGGACCCATCCTAATAATGTCGCGGCACCGATGAGTATGCACAAGATATGACATTAACTGCTCCCTACGACAGTCTCTCTCAGGTAGGTAATTGCTTACACTACTCGAATCAGTTGAGTACATATTCGAGATACTCAATGCGTGTccaacaatgcataacattgtGATTGCCGCTAATGATGTGGTTATTTGTAAGTGTTGACGTATCATTCCAATAATCTTGAAGTCTACAccaaccacatcatcatctacATCTTCGCGGTCCAAATATGATAAATCTATATGTTCTTCCATCTATATTTACTTAAACAATTACacatactattttaaaaatttaaaattcatatattcattgaataaaatacaaatatacattaatacattcaactaataattataaaaaaaaattaataacataataccataaaaacatttaatatcttTCTTATTAACTACttacatatacatataacaaattaaattaatatttcaaataataatacgttaatatatttaatagaatacaaatataaatgaacataaaatatatgaaataaataatgttatatttcTAAGGTACACATGTCCATAACTCAATGattcattcaaataattacAACATACGACAATAATGTAAAATACTTACCTGTTCAACACGTATATGCAGACTTGAAGATGCTTTCACCAACAACTAATCAACCACACAAGAACCTCTTTCCTATGAAAgcaagtgaaaaaaaattggatcAATAACTCATACTACACTCATCACAACTCATTAGTATATGCTTtgatttttaacaaagaaaaccaaaaccGCAATTCATTTGAAATAATGTTAAATACTTACCTCTTAAACACGTTAAACACCTTTATGCACTTTCACCAAGAACTAAGCAACCACACAGGGAACTCTTTCCTacgaaagcaagaaaaaaaaaggggttAATAACTCATACTTCTCCAATCCAACTCATGATACTTTGCTTTCATTTTTaacaaacaaaaccaaaacaacaattaattttatattttcatgcaATAGAAAACGATGTTCTTCCTTGACCTCCACCAGATTTGGTACCTTTGGATTACCAAATCTCCACCACCTTCACGCTTCTTGCTCCACCGCGATAAACACCGCAATTCCTAGTGAACACCTGCATCACAAACCCACTGTCAGACCATGATAGATCACCCACTACAATCCACTCCTCATATAATCAGTACATATGGTTGCTTCTCCATCATTGTTTCAACAGAACTCTATCTTCCCTCTCCACCTTCTTATCTGTCACATGGTCTCGGCCACCCTCACCTCCTCCATAACTCCCTACAATGGCAATCAATAACAACCATTACAACATAACTCTTCTCAACCACTGAAATCCACCATGCACCAACGTCTCTCTCCCACTTCGCGCAACAACCACCAACACTCTTCCATCCATTACAGCAGCTCTGGTGCCCTCCACTGACCAACATACACCACTTTACctttactttcttctttctgGAAACTGGTTAACATATAACCATATGTCCCCTCAACCCTTTCATGATGCACACTGCCTGAGAAAATTGTAACATGCATGTTCTGAATCATCACCCATCCACAACGACCTCTCTGCACCCAGAAAAAGAAGCCCCTCAACACCCAGCTCTTCAAGCCCCTAAACGTGCACAACCACCTCTTGAAGCCCCTCAACATCCAGCTCATGAAGCCCCTCAATGTGCACAACCACTTCTCTGCACCCAGCTCTTGAAGCCCCTCAACACCCAGATCTTCAAGCCCCTCAACGTGCACCAGGCAGCAGCAAGGAAACAGCCACCAGGGAAGCTCTGTAATCGGTTACCACTTCACGTAACCGATTACAGAAATGCATGCATTTCTTCAGTTTTCTGTAACCGCAACACCCACCcttgtaaccggttacgcggaTCTGGTGCACTGTTCACCATCTTCTCCAACA harbors:
- the LOC108321576 gene encoding sufE-like protein 1, chloroplastic/mitochondrial; this translates as MATNSVLSSSFRFVTTTIPLSLFPKTPTFLPSLRKTLFSKSITFQRLPSSPPPPPPSSSSSSSPFSSSNSLQPIEDLPPKLQEIVHLFQSVHEPKAKYEQLLFYGKNLKPLEPHFKTNDNKVQGCVSQVWVRAYLDPNRDVIYEADSDSVLTKGLAALLVQGLSGRPVGEIIRVTPDFVTLLGLQQSLTPSRNNGFLNMLKLMQKKALMLYVEAERGGEFTELKSPESNSDSIVENPSRGGESSELGEGDVGLDSEGGVELGGRGKRIREKLQKELEPVELEVEDVSYQHAGHAGVRGSDGETHFNVKVMSREFEGKSLVKRHRLIYGLLQEELETGLHALSIEAKTPAEVEG
- the LOC108321578 gene encoding nuclear transcription factor Y subunit C-2; this translates as MRQAGAYSGLLCGGVSGRTGPHSLPLARIKKIMKKSGDDVKMISGEAPIIFSKACELFIEELTRRSWIMAIQGKRRTLHKEDLTSAIIATDLFDFLITLVSNSDSHPLGGTTSTIEVETIY